TGCCACAAGATCAACGAACGATCACTGCGCAGTTGAATTTCGGATTTTACCGATAATTTGCAATTCGTAACGGGAATTGTTTTAAATCCTTGCAGAGAAATATGCTGCATCCAGGATTTAAGAAACGCTTCTTGAAGTTCTAGCGAGTTCAATGTTTGAAGTAATTTGATTGATTGCTGGTAAGCCTCCGGGAGTTCGAAAACTTCACCTGAAGGCTTGTGCAGATTTTTAAATGACGTCGTAACCTTGTGCCCGACATCACCAAGTTTTTTATCAAGCAGACTTTTTAAAGATTCAGAGACCATGTCTTTTTGAGGTTTATCCACCCAAATGCCAAGACTCCATGTCGCGCTGAAGGAACCGTCAGACTCTGCAATATGCCATTCGGAAGAAGGCCAATAGGTCATGTCGCCCGGACCGGCCTCCAAAAGCTGGGAATCTTTTTTGTATTTGTCGTATTTAAACGAACGATCAAGAGCAGGATTTTTTTTGCCAAATTCTGAGGGCCAAAGACGGAATTTCTTTGTTCCAGCCACCGGAAAGCTAAAAACTCCGCAAGAGTCCACGTGAACACCAAACGGTGTCTTGCGATAGTTCCCGAGATAAAGACCCATCTCAGAAAAACGATTGGGGTAACCTACATGACGATAAAGCTCATTCGTGAAATCAGTTAAAAGATGTTGTTTCTTAAGGTTCACGGTCAAAAGTTCATCGCAGACTAAGCAGTAATCCGAGAAGAGGTCTTTCATGCGCTTGTGATATCCCAAAAGAGATTTGTCTTTTTTTACGGGAAGAACTTGCAGGACGTCTTCAGCTCCCACCTTAAAACCCTGGATGTAAAACTTAAAGCCCTCGGGATTGTTGGTCTTGCGGCAGCGATCGCTATAAAGAACCAAAAGGTCAAAGATCTCGGCATCGCTCATTTCTAAAAGACCCGATTTAACGTTCTTTAAAAGAAGAGGCTTTTTTTCCCAGTTGTTCTTGGCGAAATCTTGCCAAAATTTCTGATCTAACAAGATGGGTTTGGTAGAAGACAAGGACGATTTTTGAGCCATAGAGGCCGAGATTCAATGAGAAACCCTAACGAGTCAAACAAAGAAGGGCTGAGTGAAAATAAGGGGTTGGCAAATTTACTGAGTTCCCCAAAAGGAACTCATAGTCCTTGTGAGAGGCGCAGATTTGGCTTAAAAAGAGCCTCTTCTAAGGAATTATATGAACTCTGCGGCTGTCACATTTGAAGAACCCGTTTTGGCCATCGAGCTTAAAAGGGACGTCACAAAGCACCTTAAAAGAGGGCACCGTTGGATCTTTGCCAATTGTTTTGACGAAGGACGCCCGCCTAAGTCGGGGATTCATCTTTTGGTTTATAAAGGCGAGGCGCTTGCCTTGGGAATCTGGCAGGGTGACACGCAATTGCGCTTCCGCGTTTTGGTTTTGGCGGATGAGCCTATTTTTAGACGCAATAACGTGAAAAGAACCTTGGAGCTTTACTTCGACAGCCAATGGCGCAAGGCCGTTGAGATTCGTAAGACCTTTGATTTATCCATCACAAATTCTTTCCGTCTTATTAACGGCGAAGGGGATGGCCTTCCTGGTTTGATCGTGGATGTTTACAACGATACAGCTGTGATTAAGCATGACCATGCCATCATGGAAAAAACTTGGAATGCAAAAGTAATCGCTGAAAAAATTCGGGCCGACTTTCCTCAGGTGAAATGCGTGTATCTAAAACGCCGTAACGACGTCGAAGAAAAAGGCGTCAACATCGTTGGAACCTTAGCACCTGAAGTGCAATTTCTTGAAAATGGCGTGTTGTTCGCATCAAACATTCGCGATGCCGCTAAGACAGGTTTCTTTTTAGATCAAAGAGACAACCGGAAGATGATCCAGCACTTTGCCAAGGGAAAAACGGTCCTAAATCTTTTTAGTTATACGGGCGGGTTTTCTCTTTTCGCTGCAAAGGGCGGAGCCAAAGAAGTGACCAGCGTTGATATTGCCAAGGTTGCCATTCAAGCGGTCGCTCGCAATTTTGAAATCAACGGCTTCAAAACTGCACACACTGATATTGCGACGGACGCTTTTGCTTTTCTTGAACAGCAAAACGTAGAAAAGAAAAAATATGATCTTGTGATCACGGATCCTCCCAGCTTTGCGCCGAATGAAAAATCCGTGGAACAAGCGAAAGCCGCTTACACCAAGGTCTTTTCAAATTCGATTAAGCTTGTAAACTCTGAGGGCTTATTCGCCGCGAGTTCTTGCTCAAGTCATATCTCAACCAAAGAGTTCATCGATATCTGCCAGGAAGCCTTCTCGAAAGCGCGTAAGAAGGGAACCTTGGTTTATCTGGGCGGACAACCTGTGGATCACCCTTATCCATTGGCTATGGAAGAGCTTCGTTATCTGAAGTTTGCGCTCTTCCGTTTGGATTAATTTTAAAAAGTAGAAGGTAGAACTGTGGAAACCATTGCCAGTCTTCGTCAGGAAATTGATCAGGTTCATAAAGAGTTGCATGACTTGCTTCTGCGCCGTCGTGATTTGACGATGGCAGTATGGAAAATCAAGAAAGAGCAAGGTCTGCCGTTTTATAGCCCTGAACGGGAAGAGCAGATTCTAAAAGACTTCGTGAACTTGGGAACGGGACCGTCCAAAGACCCATTATTTGAGGAACTTCTTAAGAATGTGATGGAGTCTATTCTTAGAGAGTATCAGACGTATTTAAACGCCAAATATCCGCTAAAATAAACGACAGCTTCTGACCGCTTTGTCAGAGCTGCCTTCGTTCAATTATTTCTTACGACTTTGATATTCTTTTTCTCTTTGAAAATGACTTTCAGAAAGACCGTAACTTTCAACGTTTCCAAGGTCTTTGATCAATGATTCCAAATCCTTTTTGCCGTTGATAAAGTCCAAGTGTCCTTGGATTTTTGCAATGAGTTCCGTCTCGCGTTCCTTCAAAGCTTCATAGCGGATGTAACCCAGACCCAGCGATTCCCATTCTTTAATGAAACGAGCTGCCGACTGAGAAGTGGCGTTGAACATGGTGTTGCGACACTCTTGATCGGGTTTAATTTGATGCCAGTTGCCGAACTGATCTTTGAGTTTTACCTGATGTTTTTCACAAGGCTTGCCACAATCTTTGAAGCTGGAGCCTTTGCTTAAGAACGCCGCGAACACACAATGCTCCATGTGGAAGCTTGGCATGTATTGATAAGCAGTGACTTCAAAACGATCAGCTTGACCGGCTTGAATCAACTCACTGACTTGCAAGTGGTTAAGATCATAACCCAAGCACAGACTTGAAAGTCCCTTATCAAGCAGATACTGAGCTGTTAGATGATTAGTGACGTTTAAGCTGAAATCACCTAAGATCTGACCCTGATAAGCATTGGCTTGCAGGTACTGAACAGCACCTAAATTGCGCGCAAGAATCGCATCGGGATTGAGATTCAAAAGGTGTTTGATATTACGGTGCTCATTTGGTTTTAAGATACGTGTTGTTGCGATAGCAACTTTCAAATCTTGTTCTCTTAAAAGATTTAGACTTGGTTCGAAATCAAGACCGAATTCGAAATCCAAAATAACGAGATTCAAACTTTCAGTGCTAAGCGTTCCCGCTTTGATCGCATTCGCCACATCTTCAACTTGCGCTTTTTCACGCAAGAGAAGATTTAGCTTCACCCCAGAAGCTTCTTTTTGTGATGCTTTTTTATTTTCAATCCACGAACCCATTTGGGTGGCAGAACCAATTTCTGGCGCTCTACCGTTTTGAATACGCAGCTCCGTCAATTCTTTAACAAGCTGTTGGCGCAATTCTTTGATCTGGCGGTGAGGTAAAAACAGAGGAGTTGCATTGTCCAACTCGCAAGAAAAGCCTTCACCACGGAACGGACTTCCCATCAAAGCAAAAAGCTCTTCGCGCAAATCAAGAGAGTTCAGTCCTTTGCTTTTTGCGGCTTCACAAACGTTTTCAGAATAAGCAGTGACGGTGTTTTTGCCATCAGAGTATTCGACCTTCAGAGGTTGATCCAAGGAAGCTTCGGCGCGAATGAACACAGGCACGCGTTTTTTTCTTTGTTTGTCTTCAACGCTCAAAGCGACATCTTTTTTAAGATCTTTATCGTGATTATAGAAAACACGGGCACCCAAGTACAAACCATCCATCGCGATGTCACGGGAGAATTCCAATTCAAAACGACGGGGATTCAATGTTTTTACGGCGAAAACGAATCCGCCTTTTTCAACACTTTGTCCGTTACGATCATTGTAGACCCAAAGAACACCATCACCGGCTTTGATGAAATCAGCCTTCAAACCTTGCGCGACATTCTCTTCCGTGATTTCCACTTCTAAAGAGTTGCCGTTCACGCGCGAGATTTTTCCGAACTCAAAACCTCTATGTGCACTGAAAGTTCCCTCGACCAATTCTTGGTGATTCACGCCATGGAACCAACCGCTGTAAAAGCCGCGAGAAAATGCCGTGGCCATTTGCTTTTTTAAAAGAATCGGATTTGTAAGAATATGATTTTTTTGAGCTGTCGTAATCGCTTCGTCAAAGCTGCGAGCCGCTGTTGCTACATATTCAGGAGTTTTTAAGCGGCCTTCGATTTTAAAGCAATCAACACCAGCCTCTAAGAGGCTTGGAACTTCGTTGATTCCACAAAGATCTTGAGGAGAAACTAGGAACGATTTTCCATTAAGGTCGCGCTTTTCACCATCAACGTGCATTTCATAATTGAAGCGACAGCTTTGCGCACACTGACCGCGATTGGCAGAACGACCGCCGATACCTTCAGAAGTAAAACATTGTCCTGAGTAGCTCACGCACAAAGCACCGTGAACAAAGACTTCGATTTCTTTGCTGGTATTTTGTTTGATCGCTTGAATTTCTTTGATGGAGTTTTCACGCGCTAAAACGAAACGCTGAATACCCAAATCGTCCAACCACTGAATAGCTTCGGCATTGCTGATACTCATTTGCGTGGAAGCGTGAACACGTTGATGCGGAGCCATTTGGCGAATCATTCGCACCAAGCCGAGGTCTTGAACGATGAAGGCGTCTGGTTTTAAAGGAAGAATTTTTTCAAGGGTTTCGGCTGCTTTGTGAAGCTCGTTTTGGAAAATTAAAATATTGAAAGCCAGGTTTACTTTCACGCCGTAAAGATGGCAGGTATCGATGATCTCTTTGACCTCTTCAATTTGAAAGTCGTAACTGCGACCGCGGGCATTGAATCCTGGAACTCCCATGAAAATGGCATCGGCACCATTGTGAATGGCAGCCATAGCCATTTCTTTTGTACCTACGGGGAGCAACAGTTCGGGACGCTTCAAATTTTGATTTTCCATAGGGGGGTAATTAGCCAGCACCGAGGCTTTTTCGCAAGGGGAAAGAGGGGACATGAGCCCTTTTACAAAACTGATGTTGGGTCCTGTCGACTTTTTAGACGGCCCTGGAGAGTTTATAGGCGCTGATTCAAAACTCCGGAGGCGTGCTATAACGGCGACTCCAAAACTTATTACCTGGAGTATCTTGTGTTTAAAAAGTTTGTAGCGACGGCTTTAGTTGCGTGTTTTGCAGTGCCTGCAATGGCTCGCCCGCAAATTCGCATTTTCTATTCTCTTCCTTGGTATCCAACAGGTGTTGAGGTTATTAAAGACGGTGAGGATACATCTCGTTTGCTTGTTCGTCAGGCGATTAAAAACTCTTCGTCACACAAAGATGCTTATAAGACACTCGTCACGACAACGGATTTTTTTGAAACGCAGTTTGGCCGTCGCAGTTATGATGGACAAAACTCTGAAATTTTAGCCACGGTAGGGCTTGGCAAAATCAATATCATTCCTGTTTTTAGCGCCTTTAAACAAAATGCAGCGTGGGCTTCAGGCTTAAACCGTTTCCTTTTCGGTGCCGGCGGCTCTGTTCTTGATAATTTTGAAAAACACATCGACGTGGTTGCGCACGAATACACTCATGCCATCGTGGATACATCTTCTCGTTTAAAATACGAGGGTGAAGCGGGAGCTTTGAATGAAAGTTTCGCGGACGTATTCGGAGAAATGGCTGAAGTTTATTCGGGTCGTTCCACTCAAAAATGGTTGATCGGTGAAAACGTTTTGACTGAAAACGGCAAACGTCAATTCAGTCAAAAAGAAGGTCGCACGATCGTAGCGTTGCGTGACATGATGAATCCTGAGAGAGGTTTGGATAAACAGCCTTCTCATGTGTCGCAAATTCCAAAAGAAATGGGACCTGGTTGTGTTCCTTCTTCTGGCAATGACAACTGCGGCGTTCACATGCTTAGTGGTATTCCAAACAAGGCTTCGGCTTTGATGGTAGAAGCTTTGGGTTGGGAAAAGATGAAAGGTATTTTCTATACCGTCATGACTCAGAAGCTTACGCCAGATGCGCAATTCCAAGATTATGCGCGTGAGATGCTTAATACTTGTGCGGAGCGCTTAAGTCCTCAAGAGTGCAACGCTGTTTTTGAATCCCTTCGTGCGGTTGGACTGCGCTAGTTTCTTCTCAGACCCCTTTATATTTGATCTGAGCCCGGTTTTCGGGCTCTTTAAAGAATCTCCAAGGTCCCCTTTTTCGGGACCTATTTGACGTGACAAAAGCTTCTCTTTTCGCTTAGATAGACGCGAATTAGAGATGGAGATTTTCAATGTCGAAAAAGACCACTGTGAAAGCAGGGAGCAAGCCGTCTGCGAAAAAAGCAGCGAAGCCCACTGCGAAGGCAGCTACGAAGACTTCTAAAAAAGTAACAACTAAAGCAGATAACTTTGGCGGACTCTCTGAAGAGATCTTGCTTCGCATGCATGACTTGATGGTGAAATCGCGCGTGCTTGAAGAGCGTCTGATTAAAATCTACAAAGCCGGTGAAGCGTATTTCTGGATCGGTGGACCGGGCGAAGAAGCTTTCGGTGTGCCACTCGGAATGCTTGCGAACAAAGGTCAAGGCCTTGCTCATGATTGGTTCCACTTGCACTATCGTTGTACGCCAACGTTGTTGGCTCTTGGTATGACGATGATTGATTCTATTCGTTTGATCATGAATAGATCCACAGACCCTTCAACGGGTGGTCGTAACTTTGCCAACCACTATTGCTTCCCGCAATGGAACGTGGCTCCTGTAACTTCTCCTATCGAAGTTCAATATCCGATTGCTTGCGGAACGGCTCACGCGCAAAAACGTTTCGGTAAAAAAGCGATTTCGATTGTGACTGGCGGTGATGCCGGAACTGCGGAAGGTGATTTCGCTTCGGCATTGATCTTGGCGTCTCGTAAAGGCCAAGAGTTGCCAATTCTCATTACTGTTCAAAATAATAAATTCGGTATCTCAACTCCGTTTGAAGGACAACACGGTGAAACGAACATCGCGGACCGTGCGAGAGCTTTCAATATTCGTTCACGCGTGATCAACGGTAACGATCCTGTTGAATCTTACTTGGCGATGCAAGAAGAGATGGAATACATCCGCAAAACTGGAAAGCCTTCGTTTATCGAAGCGCACGTGACTCGTTTGTACGGTCACTCTTCAGCAGATGGTGCGAATAAAAAAACTCATATGTTTGATCCTGTCTTCGAATTTGAAAACAGATTGATCAAAGCGGGTATCATTTCTGAAAAAGCCGCGAAGAAAATCTGGGAAATCTATGAAGAAGAAGGAGTCTTGGCGCAAGAGAAAGTTCGTCAAGAACCGTCACCAACTTCGGAATCTGTTTGGGATCATGTATTCGTCGGCAATGAAAATGCAGACTGGAGGAAATTCTAATGGCGAGTGTAGCACAGGCTATCAGAATGGCCCTTCACTACGGTGAAAAAAATCTTGGTGTTAAAGACATCTTTGGACAAGACGTAGGCGCACCTCTTGGTGGTGTATTTACGGCGACTCAAGGTCTTAAAAATGCGTGGAACTCTCCGCTTGATGAACGCGGTATCATCGGTATGGCGATGGGTATTGCGATGACGGGCGACCGTTGTGTAGCTGAGATCCAATTTGCGGATTATATCTTCAATACAATTGATCTACTAAAAATTGCCGGAAACACTTTGTGGTGTACAAACGGCCAAGTCGAACTTCCGATGGTGGTGATGACTCCTGTAGGGGCGGGAATTTTTGGTTCCGTTTATCACTCTCATTCGTTTGATGCTTGGGCTTCTCGTCTTCCAGGTTGGAAAATCGTGATGCCTTCAAATCCTTTGGATGCTTACGGCTTGATGCTTTCTGCGATCAAAGATCCAAATCCTGTTTTGTATCTAAAATCGAAAGCTTTGATGCGCCATAAAGGTGATGAACTCATCCCTGGTGAACCAGTTGATGAAAAAGAATTAAAAGCGATGATTGATAAGCCGGTGCAAAATGCAGAAGGCTGGAAGCCTCGTTGGCCAGATCTTGAAGAGTACATGGTGCCAATTGGTAAAGGTAAGATCACTCACTCTGGAGAACACATCACGGTTGTTACATACAGCCGCATGGTTCATCTTTGTGATGAAGTGGCTGCGAAATTGGCGCAAGAGGGAATCTCTGTTGAAGTGATCGATCTTCGCTCCATTTATCCTTACGACTGGCAGTTGATTAAGTCTTCCATTGAAAAAACAGGTCGTGTTCTTTTCGTGAATGAAGATACGGAAGTAACAAACTTTGGTGAGCACTTGGCTTATCGTGCAACTCAGGAGTTGTTCTATCAATTGATGGCACGTCCTCGTGTCCTTGCTGGTAAAAACTTGCCTGGTATCGGGCTTCATCCAAATCTTGAGAAGAACTCTGTGCCACAGCTTACTGATATTGAACTTGCGATTCGTGAAGTCGTAGCGGAAGTCCCATAATGACGAAAAAAGAAGTGAACCACAGAAAAAAAGTCCGTCGTCGTGTTAATAAAAAAAGCGCGAAGATTCTTTTCGATAAGTACGAGCTTTATCGTAAAGCCGTACAATCGGCGGAAAACGATGTTGTTTTTATCCGCGATACCTATAAGGAATTAAAAGGTAAAGGCGCTCGTACTTTCCGTGAAGACTTCTGTGGAACTTTTGCTCTTTCGACAGAGTGGATTAAGTTGAATCCTCGTCACGAGGCGATCGGTATTGATCTTGATCCAGAACCGATGGCTTACGGTCGTCAGAATTATTTGATTAAGATGAGACCTGAACAGCAACGTCGTATGAAGTTGCTTGAAGGAAACGTTCTTGATGCAAATCTTCCGAAGGCTGACATTGTGGCTGCAATGAACTTCTCTTATTTTTGTTTTAAGCAAAGAGACGTTCTAAAAAAATATTTTGCGAACGTTCTAAAGACGTTGAATAAAGATGGAATGTTTTTAGTGGATATTTTCGGTGGCAGTCAGTGCTACGATGCCATTGAAGACACCATTAAGCACGAAGGCTTTACTTACTACTGGGATCAAACAAACTTTGATCCTGTGACGAATGAAGCTCTTTTCCATATTCACTTCAGAGTTTGGGGTAAAAAAATCGAGCAAGTTTTCAGTTACGACTGGAGAATTTGGTCGATCCCTGAGATCCGCGATATCATGCACGAAGTGGGCTTTAGGAAGACTCACGTGTATTGGGAAGGCACTGCTAAGGACGGCACGGGTGACGGTAACTTCACACGCGTTGATCACGGTGAAGCCTGCCAAAGCTGGATTGCCTACATCGTAGGTGAAAAGTAAGTCTTACATCTTAAGAGGCGGAAGTGTCTAATCCGTGTCCGCCTCAAATTCTTTAAGTCAAAATAAACAACAATAAACCTGGCAGAACCCTTGCTTAGGGCTTCTTCATCTCAAAATACTAGAAGGACGTTGGCGATGAAAAAGTTTGTGGGCCCGGGCTTGGGGTTGGTTTTGTCTGTTTCTCTTTTGGCGGGGTGTTCGTCTTCGAAGGATGCTAAAGCGCCTGCTCAGTGTGTTCCGGCTTCGCAAATGGATGGAATTATCGGAGGAGTGAAAGTAACGGCGGCCGATGCTTTGGCTAAGAAAGTCGTTTTGCTTTTAATCAAATCAGGCAAAGACTCTTCCATTTGCACGGGAACTCCGGTTTCTCGCGACGTCATTTTGACGGCAGCTCACTGTGTGAAGAACGCTGATAAAGTGATGGCGATTTTCCACACGGACATTACTTGTGAATCTGGATTTAACAAAGAGAAACAGTCTGTGATCGCGAGTGATTTCCTTTATCACAAAGACTACTCAGGACGTTCTAATGCGGAAAATGACGTGGCTCTTGTCAAACTTCCAACATCTATTCCTTCTGATTATCACGTTAGTAAAATCTATGACGGGAAAAGTGCTCTAAGTTCTGACACTGTGACCTTGGCAGGCTATGGTATTACGGCGGAATCAGGCGAAGGCTCTATGTTCCTTCGTACGACTCAAAAGAGTTTTAAAAAAGATCTCTACACGACTTCAACGAACGTTGTGATGTCACAACCTGACAACGGAATTTGTTCTGGAGATTCTGGCGGCCCGGTATTCGTGGAAGTACGTGGAGAGTTGCAAATTCTAGGCGTAAATTCCATCGTGAATGGTCGCACGGAAGCAACGGTGTGCCACGGTCGCGGAGTTTCTATGTATGCTCCCTATTACCAAGATTGGGTTCAAAGACAGATTCCAAATCTAAGATAATTTTTTAAACAGGGGTCTGTTTCTAGTGGCCCCTTCTTTGCTCTTCATACCTCGTGTGACCTGAAAGTGTTCTAAATTCTTTTTGAGCATTCCTGAGAGACGCGGGCTGGCGCCTGCTGTCTATTTTTTGGTCGCATCTTTAAGCGATTACGGAGAGCAGATATGATGAAGTTTTCAGCCTTAATTCTTTCTTTGACCCTTGTTTCGCAAGCGGCGTTGGCTAAGATTCTTGTTATCTCTGATATCGATGACACAATTAAAGTGACTCACGTTTTGACTAAAGAAGGAGCGGCAACCTCTTTTGTGGATGAAACCAGCCGCTTTGCCGGAATGCCGGAGCTTTATCAGTTGCTTAAAAAATCTCACAAGGATATCGAGTTTCACTATGTCAGTTTGGCGCCGTGGCTTTTGATGCGTGACAAGCATGAAGACTTTTTAGAAGAAAATGATTTTCCGATCACGAAGCTTGATATGAACATGGGGATCAAGCAAGATCCTGAGCTAAAGCAAAAAGTGATTCGTAAGTTGCTTGATAAAAAGAAACCTGAGCTGGTAATTTATTTCGGCGACAACGGTCAGTTTGATACTGTTGTTTATGATCAAATGGTGAAAGAGTATCCGCAGATTCCTCATGTGAGTTATATCCGTGAAGCTTATTCTTCTTTGGGTGAATCGAAGTATCCTACCTTGCCTGGACAAATTGGTTTTGTCACAACGGTTGAAGTCGCTATCGATCTTATTCAAAAAAAGATTTTACCTGCGAACACCTACGGATCTATCGAGCGCGAAGTTTTTAAACGTTTGCTTCGTGACGAAGAAGGTGGTGAGACATTTGGTAAAATGGTTTTCCCGTGGTGGCAAGATTGCCGTGATTTCAAATGGCAGTGGACGGTCGAAAATCCATCTCTGCAATTGCTGGCCATTGAAAGCGCGATTGCGAAGAAGTGTCAGAAGTAATTCGGTAAGTGAAAGAGGATGTGATAATGAAAACAAAGGCTTCATTCTCATTGATAGTAGCTTCAACTATGCTGTTGTCGGCGTGCTCATTTCAAAAAGATCCTGATAAAAAAGCTCCAGCGACTCCTGCTCCTGTGAAAATCGGGATGACGAAGGAGGAGTTGCAACAAGAAATCTTGAAGTCCTCGGATATTGCTTTTCCGGACAAACTTTTACTCGCGGCAAAAAAAGAAGATAAAGACCTTGTATATAGATTACTTCGAGAAGCGACAAGCAAAGATCTTAATGAATATGGAGTCGGCGGTTTTACAGCGATGGAGCTTCTTATCAAAAGTGGTGAAGATAGTCTGTTTTTAGATGCTTTATCTAAAGGTGGTTCACTTTACAAGTTTAGAAAGGGTACAAAATATCGTATCTATTCAATTCTGGATGACTCTCCAAATAACTTTCTGGATCTTTCTAAAGAGGCAATACCAAAAGCCGATGAAAAAATGAGGAAAGATGCAGTTTATTCACTCATGTCGCCTTCCACTTTTCTCTCGAACTATTGGGAGACCAATTATCCGGTACTACGAGTTGTAGAAGGAAAGACTGTTTTGGAAAGCATCAAGAATTTTAAGGCTGGGTATATTGATATTTCGCTAAGGTATGAACGAGTGCAGTCATGGGCGCCCCTTTTGAAGCTCATAGAGGATACAGAAGGACCGATTACAAACGGTGTCTTTGAGTTGCTTTTGTTCTTTGTCGAAATAAGAGACCCTTATAGTGTGCAATATTTAAAAGACAAAATTGGAGTTCTCTCGGCCGAACAACGGCAGCAACTTCTTCAAAGTGTTACCTATCCGACAGTAGAATGGCTACTTGACCTGAATAGTATTATTTCTTTTAGTGAAGATGAATTCCATTTCTTAGAGTCGAAAACAATCAAAGAACTGGAATTGATAGAAGCTAAAAAACTAAAGGCCATTCGAGCTAATTTTAATCGTTGGGATGTAAATGAGTATACAGCAAAGAATTTGCCGAGATTGTATTCCTTCTTAAATGATAAGTTTAAGGGTATTGATGGTAAGGTGGATGATAGGGCCGCAGGAATTGGTAGTAATGCGGAATTTAGATCTTTTTCATACCGAAATCTTTATGAAGCTCTTATGGAAGATGATACTTCCGAATATCAGCGATGCCTGACTTGGTACGATAAATATTAAATTTAGAAAACATAATATAAGGGGAAAAGTGGTGGCGGTTTCCAAAGAACACGCCACACATTTTTATTTTACGCCTTGTCCTTGTTTTTGTCTTGGCCCTGGCGGTGGAGCTAAAGGAACTCTTCCGGAACTTGTAGGAGTAGGAGAAGAAACTGACGATCCGCAAACATCGGAACTGATTTCGCACGAAGCGGTCATTTCTCTGCAAAACTTGCTATTTTCAGTTTGAGATTGAAGGAAAGAATTTAATAAAGGATCTCCTTTGCCTTCTTGCATTCTCTCTATTTCGCGGAGGCACTCTGTAAGACCATTGTCTTTGTCTCCAGACTGAACAATACGGTCACCACCGGATTTTTTTTCTCCAGAAACGTCGTAGTCTGATTGTAAAGCTTGTTTAAGTCTTCTCACGAAGGAAGGTCTGCGTTCACTTTTAGACTGTCCGACATTGTACGTAGGATATTTATCAGCGAATTTTTTATCGGCTGCATCGCTGGGGTTGTTGCTCTTAAAAGGATCGGGGCTGTTTAAAAGTAAATAGTTCATGTTTTCGGAAGCGTCCCATCCGAATAATGAACTATCAAAACCGTAATATTTACCTAGGCTTTTCATCGCTTTATAATCGAGATTCGAATTTCTGGTTAAACCGGGATAGATAGCACTTTCCCAATCGTTAGGTGCAACGTCAGAACTTTTTTCGGTGGCTCTTTTTGACCAGTCTTTACTGATGTACTTTTGGCAAAAGCCATAATCACGTAACATAGAAATGACGACTCGTTGATAGTTTGCTCTCGCATCAAAGTTTGTTGCGATATTATTTTTTCCTGAGTCATCGAGTTTCATATGTTGAACAGCCATTGTCCCTAAAAGGGCAAGCCACTTTTCAGACGGAACGACTTCTCTACCATCGGCTTTGTCTGCGAAATATTTTTGAGCACCGCAGGAGACACATTCTAAATAAGTGTTTTTGAGTCTTTGACCACTGCTGCGGCAATTGAACTCATCATAGCCCGCGAAGCTGGTTGCGGAAGTGAATGCGATGGCTGCGA
This region of Bdellovibrio sp. BCCA genomic DNA includes:
- a CDS encoding JmjC domain-containing protein — protein: MAQKSSLSSTKPILLDQKFWQDFAKNNWEKKPLLLKNVKSGLLEMSDAEIFDLLVLYSDRCRKTNNPEGFKFYIQGFKVGAEDVLQVLPVKKDKSLLGYHKRMKDLFSDYCLVCDELLTVNLKKQHLLTDFTNELYRHVGYPNRFSEMGLYLGNYRKTPFGVHVDSCGVFSFPVAGTKKFRLWPSEFGKKNPALDRSFKYDKYKKDSQLLEAGPGDMTYWPSSEWHIAESDGSFSATWSLGIWVDKPQKDMVSESLKSLLDKKLGDVGHKVTTSFKNLHKPSGEVFELPEAYQQSIKLLQTLNSLELQEAFLKSWMQHISLQGFKTIPVTNCKLSVKSEIQLRSDRSLILWQQSITSKEKIYLSFGGVLVESSFKSGLLKLVKALNANKACAVSTYLKGASQKQDLVALQALANAGAVAAIK
- a CDS encoding class I SAM-dependent rRNA methyltransferase yields the protein MNSAAVTFEEPVLAIELKRDVTKHLKRGHRWIFANCFDEGRPPKSGIHLLVYKGEALALGIWQGDTQLRFRVLVLADEPIFRRNNVKRTLELYFDSQWRKAVEIRKTFDLSITNSFRLINGEGDGLPGLIVDVYNDTAVIKHDHAIMEKTWNAKVIAEKIRADFPQVKCVYLKRRNDVEEKGVNIVGTLAPEVQFLENGVLFASNIRDAAKTGFFLDQRDNRKMIQHFAKGKTVLNLFSYTGGFSLFAAKGGAKEVTSVDIAKVAIQAVARNFEINGFKTAHTDIATDAFAFLEQQNVEKKKYDLVITDPPSFAPNEKSVEQAKAAYTKVFSNSIKLVNSEGLFAASSCSSHISTKEFIDICQEAFSKARKKGTLVYLGGQPVDHPYPLAMEELRYLKFALFRLD
- a CDS encoding chorismate mutase, with the protein product METIASLRQEIDQVHKELHDLLLRRRDLTMAVWKIKKEQGLPFYSPEREEQILKDFVNLGTGPSKDPLFEELLKNVMESILREYQTYLNAKYPLK
- a CDS encoding U32 family peptidase, producing the protein MENQNLKRPELLLPVGTKEMAMAAIHNGADAIFMGVPGFNARGRSYDFQIEEVKEIIDTCHLYGVKVNLAFNILIFQNELHKAAETLEKILPLKPDAFIVQDLGLVRMIRQMAPHQRVHASTQMSISNAEAIQWLDDLGIQRFVLARENSIKEIQAIKQNTSKEIEVFVHGALCVSYSGQCFTSEGIGGRSANRGQCAQSCRFNYEMHVDGEKRDLNGKSFLVSPQDLCGINEVPSLLEAGVDCFKIEGRLKTPEYVATAARSFDEAITTAQKNHILTNPILLKKQMATAFSRGFYSGWFHGVNHQELVEGTFSAHRGFEFGKISRVNGNSLEVEITEENVAQGLKADFIKAGDGVLWVYNDRNGQSVEKGGFVFAVKTLNPRRFELEFSRDIAMDGLYLGARVFYNHDKDLKKDVALSVEDKQRKKRVPVFIRAEASLDQPLKVEYSDGKNTVTAYSENVCEAAKSKGLNSLDLREELFALMGSPFRGEGFSCELDNATPLFLPHRQIKELRQQLVKELTELRIQNGRAPEIGSATQMGSWIENKKASQKEASGVKLNLLLREKAQVEDVANAIKAGTLSTESLNLVILDFEFGLDFEPSLNLLREQDLKVAIATTRILKPNEHRNIKHLLNLNPDAILARNLGAVQYLQANAYQGQILGDFSLNVTNHLTAQYLLDKGLSSLCLGYDLNHLQVSELIQAGQADRFEVTAYQYMPSFHMEHCVFAAFLSKGSSFKDCGKPCEKHQVKLKDQFGNWHQIKPDQECRNTMFNATSQSAARFIKEWESLGLGYIRYEALKERETELIAKIQGHLDFINGKKDLESLIKDLGNVESYGLSESHFQREKEYQSRKK
- a CDS encoding M4 family metallopeptidase, whose amino-acid sequence is MFKKFVATALVACFAVPAMARPQIRIFYSLPWYPTGVEVIKDGEDTSRLLVRQAIKNSSSHKDAYKTLVTTTDFFETQFGRRSYDGQNSEILATVGLGKINIIPVFSAFKQNAAWASGLNRFLFGAGGSVLDNFEKHIDVVAHEYTHAIVDTSSRLKYEGEAGALNESFADVFGEMAEVYSGRSTQKWLIGENVLTENGKRQFSQKEGRTIVALRDMMNPERGLDKQPSHVSQIPKEMGPGCVPSSGNDNCGVHMLSGIPNKASALMVEALGWEKMKGIFYTVMTQKLTPDAQFQDYAREMLNTCAERLSPQECNAVFESLRAVGLR